From one Trifolium pratense cultivar HEN17-A07 linkage group LG1, ARS_RC_1.1, whole genome shotgun sequence genomic stretch:
- the LOC123906647 gene encoding eukaryotic translation initiation factor 5B-like, with product MENNKPPHKVENSPTLKSPVTDENGDDNGVKVVCPAPPQDDKVTEVGSRVKEGEDETVESAAAKKKRKKKEKEKEKKAAAAAAAGSAAVIESEPKKIDSKTNKKVPKHVREMQELVARRKEAEERKKREEEEKLRKEEEERQRIKELERQEEEAKRIKKEKEKTKLLEKKRRQEAQRYEAMRRQIINSMGVVNLPVREDTGAPAKKPIYRTRKGRSTIRNHNGEASVKIDESGEAKETIIDLDSEEPSVQMDDNVELPEAVEEDVEDAWDDRGAFADEEVVHLNVGAMNKTVSKPAVEEIEDRKQAKVVVEDKKINHNPQQSAVSSSPSDGNNLRSPICCIMGHVDTGKTKLLDCIRGTNVQGGEAGGITQQIGATYFPAENIRERTKELKADATLKVPGLLVIDTPGHESFNNLRSRGSGLCDIAILVVDIMHGLEPQTIESLNLLKMRNTEFIIALNKIDRLYGWKTCRNAPIRKAMMKQSKDVKNEFNMKVTQIITQFKEQGLNTELYYKNKEMGETFSIVPTSAISGEGIPDMLLLLVQWTQRTMIEKLTYSEEVQCTVLEVKVIEGHGTTIDVVLVNGVLHEGDQIVVSGMQGPIVTTIRALLTPHPMKELRVKGSYIHHKEIKAAMGIKITAQGLEHAIAGASLYVVKPDDDLEYIKKAALEDVESVLSRVDRSGEGVCVQASTLGSLEALLEFLKTPEVNIPVNAINIGPVHKKDVIKAGVMLEKKREYSTILAFDVKVTPEARELADKLGVKIFSADIIYHLFDQFKAYMDNIKEEKKKESADEVVFPCVLKIIPNCVFNKKDPIILGVNIVEGTLKIGTPICIPSQDFIDIGRIASIEINKKSVNHAMKGQEVAIKIVGCNSEEKQKTFGRHFDIDDELVSHISRRSLDVLKTNHRDDLSMEERKLVATLKRLFKIQ from the exons CCGACGTTGAAGTCTCCGGTCACCGATGAGAATGGAGATGATAATGGTGTGAAAGTAGTTTGTCCAGCGCCACCGCAAGATGATAAAGTTACTGAAGTAGGTTCAAGGGTAAAGGAGGGAGAAGACGAGACTGTAGAATCAGCCGCGgcaaaaaagaagagaaagaagaaggaaaaggaAAAGGAGAAGAAGGCGGCGGCAGCAGCAGCGGCCGGAAGTGCAGCGGTTATTGAAAGTGAACCAAAGAAAATTGATTCGAAGACGAACAAGAAAGTGCCAAAGCATGTTAGGGAGATGCAAGAATTAGTGGCTCGAAGAAAAGAGGcggaagagagaaagaaaagagaagaggAAGAGAAGCTAAGGAAAGAAGAAGAGGAGAGACAAAGGATAAAGGAACTTGAGAGACAGGAAGAAGAGGCTAAACGTAtaaagaaggaaaaagaaaagacaaaaCTACTGGAAAAGAAGCGGAGACAAGAAGCGCAACGTTATGAGGCAATGAGAAGGCAGATTATCAATAGCATGGGGGTTGTGAATCTTCCTGTTAGGGAGGATACTGGTGCACCGGCTAAGAAACCTATTTATCGGACAAGGAAAGGGCGATCAACTATTCGAAATCATAATGGCGAAGCTTCTGTCAAGATAGATGAAAGTGGTGAGGCAAAGGAAACTATAATTGATTTAGATTCAGAGGAACCGTCGGTGCAGATGGACGACAATGTTGAACTTCCTGAAGCTGTTGAAGAGGATGTTGAGGATGCATGGGATGATAGGGGTGCATTTGCTGATGAAGAAGTTGTGCATCTGAATGTTG GTGCTATGAATAAAACTGTTTCGAAGCCTGCGGTTGAAGAAATTGAAGACAGAAAGCAGGCCAAAGTTGTGGTTGAGGACAAAAAGATAAATCACAATCCACAACAGTCTGCTGTGTCTTCTAGTCCGAGTGATGGGAACAACCTCCGGTCGCCAATTTGTTGCATCATGGGTCATGTGGACACTGGTAAAACCAAACTTCTGGATTGTATTCGAGGTACCAATGTTCAAGGAGGCGAGGCTGGCGGTATCACCCAGCAGATTGGCGCAACATACTTTCCTGCTGAGAACATACGCGAAAGAACTAAGGAACTGAAAGCTGATGCAACGCTGAAAGTTCCTGGTCTACTAGTTATTGATACCCCAGGCCACGAATCGTTCAATAACTTAAGGTCTCGGGGTTCAGGTCTATGTGATATTGCAATTTTGGTTGTTGACATTATGCATGGCTTAGAGCCACAAACTATAGAGTCACTCAATCTATTAAAAATGAGGAACACAGAATTCATTATTGCATTGAATAAG ATTGACAGGCTTTATGGCTGGAAAACATGTCGCAATGCTCCAATTCGTAAAGCAATGATGAAGCAGTCTAAGGATGTTAAAAATGAGTTCAATATGAAGGTCACTCAG ATCATTACTCAGTTCAAGGAACAAGGGCTTAATACTGAATTGTattataaaaacaaagaaatggGAGAAACATTCAGCATTGTACCTACAAGTGCAATAAG TGGTGAAGGAATCCCAGATATGTTATTACTATTGGTTCAGTGGACTCAAAGGACCATGATTGAGAAACTTACATACAGCGAAGAAGTGCAG TGCACCGTTTTGGAAGTCAAGGTCATCGAAGGCCATGGAACTACTATTGATGTCGTTTTAGTTAACGGTGTTCTTCATGAAGGAGATCAAATAGTTGTTTCTGGAATGCAG GGTCCAATTGTTACCACAATTCGAGCTTTATTGACACCTCATCCAATGAAGGAACTTCGTGTTAAG GGATCATATATCCATCACAAAGAAATCAAAGCTGCAATGGGCATCAAGATCACGGCCCAGGGACTTGAACATGCTATTGCCGGCGCTAGTTTATATGTGGTGAAGCCTGATGATGATTTGGAGTATATTAAAAAGGCGGCTTTGGAAGACGTGGAGTCAGTCTTGAGCAGGGTTGACAGGAGTGGCGAGGGGGTTTGTGTCCAGGCATCTACGCTTGGCTCATTGGAAGCATTACTAGAGTTTTTGAAAACTCCGGAAGTCAACATTCCTGTTAATGCTATAAACATAGGTCCTGTACACAAGAAGGATGTGATTAAGGCCGGTGTAATGCTTGAAAAGAAACGAGAGTATTCTACTATATTGGCGTTTGATGTCAAAGTCACACCTGAAGCTAGGGAACTTGCAGATAAATTGGGTGTGAAAATTTTTAGTGCCGATatcatttatcatttatttgATCAATTTAAGGCTTACATGGACAACATTAAGgaggagaaaaagaaagaatctGCTGACGAAGTAGTCTTCCCATGCGTTCTGAAGATCATACCAAATTGCGTCTTCAATAAGAAGGATCCGATTATTTTGGGAGTTAATATCGTTGAAGGCACGTTAAAG ATTGGGACTCCAATTTGTATTCCTTCCCAagattttattgatattggCCGCATTGCCTCCATTGAGATTAACAAGAAATCGGTTAATCATGCGATGAAAGGGCAGGAAGTAGCCATTAAGATTGTTGGCTGCAATTCTGAGGAAAAGCAGAAAACATTTGGGAGGCATTTTGATATCGATGATGAACTTGTAAGCCATATTTCACGGAGATCTCTCGATGTTCTCAAAACTAATCATCGG GACGATTTGTCTATGGAGGAACGGAAGCTGGTGGCGACATTGAAGAGACTTTTCAAGATACAATGA